Proteins encoded together in one Lathyrus oleraceus cultivar Zhongwan6 chromosome 5, CAAS_Psat_ZW6_1.0, whole genome shotgun sequence window:
- the LOC127079139 gene encoding patatin-like protein 2: MVTIDLKGLWDKKYCVECLFSKLALIAVNEVKNHIFNQNNDTKPVDVEYSRFLVISLGTGTSKKEEKYDSDMVAKWGLLDWLSHGTSTPIVDFYTQSSGDMVDLHLATIAQAFNSGHNYLRIQDDTLTGINSSFDISTKENLENLCQIGERLLEKPVSKVNLKTNVFEPIENGETNEEALKRFAKILSHERRVRELKSLHSNKALK; the protein is encoded by the exons ATGGTGACTATTGACTTAAAAGGCCTCTGGGATAAGAAATATTGCGTTGAATGTCTCTTTTCTAAGCTG GCTTTAATAGCTGTGAATGAAGTGAAGAATCACATATTTAATCAAAATAATGACACTAAGCCTGTGGATGTGGAATATAGTCGCTTTCTTGTAATATCATTGGGCACTGGGACATCCAAGAAGGAAGAAAAGTATGATTCAGATATGGTAGCAAAATGGGGTTTGTTAGACTGGTTAAGCCATGGCACTTCCACTCCCATAGTTGATTTTTATACTCAATCATCCGGAGATATGGTTGATCTCCATCTTGCTACTATCGCTCAAGCATTTAATTCAGGACATAATTACTTACGGATACAG GATGATACATTGACTGGTATAAATTCTTCTTTTGATATTTCCACAAAAGAGAACTTAGAAAATCTTTGTCAAATTGGTGAAAGATTGTTAGAAAAACCAGTATCTAAGGTCAATTTAAAGACCAATGTGTTTGAGCCAATTGAAAACGGAGAAACAAATGAAGAGGCTCTCAAAAG GTTTGCTAAAATACTTTCCCATGAGAGAAGGGTCAGAGAGCTGAAATCCCTTCACAGTAACAAAGCTTTAAAATAG